From one Flavobacterium kingsejongi genomic stretch:
- a CDS encoding DEAD/DEAH box helicase: protein MKFEDLSLNKSIQRALIDEGYNTPTPIQQQAIPIILKGTDLIGCAQTGTGKTAAFAIPIINHLHHMVGSSKKAKQIRALIVTPTRELAIQIGESFDAYGKYTNLVQLTIFGGVSQVPQVDKLKKGVDVLIATPGRLLDLHKQGFIDLDQLHFLVLDEADQMLDMGFINDVKKIVKLTPSNRQTLLFSATMPMAIRELADAFLKSPEYVTVSPVSSTAETVEQRVYFVEKENKRQLLYHLIKNDDLSDVLVFTRTKHGADNVVKALKKNGINAEAIHGDKSQNARQRALEHFKTKEVGVLVATDIAARGIDIDQLPFVINFDLPNIPETYVHRIGRTGRAGNGGIAISFCSKDEKAYWSDIQKLIKVNVKTIEDHPYPWAEGSGGGSATTEKKQGNSNRGGERTKSRKSDASKQNKKRWY, encoded by the coding sequence ATGAAATTCGAAGATTTATCATTAAATAAAAGTATTCAAAGAGCCCTCATTGACGAAGGCTATAACACACCCACGCCGATACAGCAACAGGCTATCCCGATCATATTGAAAGGAACTGACCTCATTGGCTGTGCACAGACCGGAACCGGTAAAACGGCTGCTTTTGCAATCCCGATCATCAATCATTTGCATCATATGGTAGGGTCATCCAAAAAAGCAAAACAAATCCGTGCCCTGATTGTAACTCCAACCCGGGAACTTGCCATACAAATTGGAGAAAGTTTTGATGCTTATGGAAAATATACTAACCTGGTACAACTTACTATTTTTGGTGGTGTATCACAGGTGCCGCAGGTAGACAAATTAAAAAAAGGAGTCGATGTGCTTATCGCTACTCCGGGAAGATTACTGGATTTACACAAGCAGGGATTTATTGATCTTGATCAATTGCACTTTCTTGTACTGGATGAAGCAGATCAAATGCTGGATATGGGATTCATCAACGATGTGAAAAAAATCGTCAAACTGACCCCGTCCAACCGACAAACCTTATTGTTTTCTGCTACAATGCCTATGGCGATCCGGGAACTGGCAGATGCCTTCCTGAAATCTCCGGAATATGTTACCGTATCTCCTGTCTCTTCCACAGCAGAAACTGTAGAACAACGCGTTTATTTTGTTGAAAAAGAAAATAAAAGGCAATTACTGTATCACCTGATCAAAAATGACGATTTATCCGATGTATTGGTTTTTACAAGAACCAAGCACGGTGCTGATAATGTTGTAAAAGCCCTGAAGAAAAACGGAATCAATGCCGAAGCAATTCACGGTGACAAATCCCAAAATGCCAGACAAAGGGCATTGGAGCATTTTAAAACGAAAGAAGTCGGTGTACTGGTAGCTACGGATATTGCTGCCCGTGGTATCGATATAGACCAGTTACCTTTTGTAATCAATTTCGACCTTCCCAATATCCCTGAAACGTATGTACATCGTATTGGTAGAACCGGACGTGCTGGAAATGGTGGAATCGCAATTTCTTTTTGCAGTAAAGATGAAAAGGCCTACTGGTCCGATATCCAAAAGCTTATTAAAGTGAATGTAAAAACGATAGAAGACCATCCTTATCCATGGGCGGAAGGAAGTGGCGGCGGAAGTGCAACCACAGAAAAAAAACAAGGCAATTCCAACCGTGGCGGAGAACGTACTAAATCACGAAAATCGGATGCTTCAAAACAAAACAAAAAACGCTGGTATTAA
- a CDS encoding response regulator codes for MNIFFLTVFPVPSQEKDTIREEKLYKSILKGENLLTAMEYKECLELCQYNIKESLKLHNDYYTTISYNTIAGVYEVLKETDKALYYYNKALHHAQKSRNDKTMNWIYNNLGNIYLFDKKNADKGIELYIKSLQLSEKIKDTTEINYTRLNLGWAYFCKEEYEKGFSEIEFVKKHPKFSADADSQLILNTLYGIYYSHIKDIKKADYYFDKAIRIGEQNDKSLELAETYNQYSTHLFSIGNYKQAYLISEKEKILQKAIFTSTKLRNAQMACASFEIDEFKREIDKIESENKVHEQNLMMSRIIVVLAIVIMVFLLLLLFSLYRNIKFRKKINAYLTSENVELAEAKNRAEESSILKSQFISTISHELRTPLYGVIGMTNIIREEHPELEDNPHFKSLQFSSTHLLKLINEILLINKIEDKKATRKFTAFQLSDEINTIKDSLDYIAHRNKNEIRIEIDPDIPESLIGDKIMLSQVLVNLTSNALKFTTNGQVCLIVDLIGIDNGYCTMRFKVMDTGCGIDIQDQKKIFDKFVQINRKEEDYQGTGLGLSIVKALLDAQGSEIILESNKNVGSVFIFTLRFEIDNAITYPTAHKQLNINVLYQYKVLIVEDNKINQMVTRKILEKKQCECVLAESGAEAVALLETETFDVVLMDINMPVMNGFETTRLIRSKGITTPVIALTAFDKNQIVEEVYASGMDGIIIKPFEPEKLFSMIEELTHKKNAD; via the coding sequence TTGAACATTTTTTTTCTAACTGTTTTTCCTGTGCCTTCTCAGGAAAAGGATACCATTAGAGAAGAAAAGCTCTATAAGTCCATCCTTAAAGGTGAAAACCTTTTAACAGCTATGGAGTATAAAGAATGTCTTGAACTCTGTCAGTACAACATCAAAGAGTCCCTGAAACTCCATAATGACTATTATACTACGATATCCTATAATACGATTGCCGGCGTATATGAAGTGCTGAAAGAAACAGATAAGGCGCTTTACTATTACAATAAAGCATTGCACCACGCCCAAAAATCCAGGAATGATAAAACGATGAACTGGATTTATAATAATCTTGGAAACATCTACCTGTTTGACAAGAAAAATGCGGACAAAGGGATTGAGCTGTATATAAAATCATTGCAGCTGAGTGAAAAGATAAAAGACACCACTGAAATCAATTATACGAGACTCAATTTAGGCTGGGCTTATTTTTGTAAGGAGGAATATGAAAAAGGATTTTCAGAAATAGAATTTGTAAAAAAACATCCAAAATTTAGTGCAGACGCCGATTCTCAACTGATCCTCAATACCCTTTATGGTATTTATTACAGCCATATAAAAGACATCAAAAAAGCAGATTATTATTTTGACAAAGCCATTAGAATAGGGGAGCAAAATGATAAATCACTGGAACTTGCAGAGACCTACAATCAATATTCCACGCATCTGTTTAGCATCGGCAATTACAAACAGGCTTACCTGATCAGTGAAAAAGAGAAAATCCTTCAAAAAGCGATATTTACCAGCACTAAACTGAGGAATGCTCAGATGGCCTGTGCCAGTTTTGAAATTGATGAATTCAAGCGGGAAATCGATAAGATTGAAAGTGAAAATAAAGTACACGAACAAAATCTTATGATGTCAAGGATTATTGTTGTTTTGGCCATTGTTATTATGGTGTTCCTATTATTATTGCTATTTTCCCTTTACCGTAATATAAAATTCAGGAAGAAGATTAATGCCTATCTCACTTCTGAAAATGTAGAGCTGGCCGAAGCCAAAAACCGGGCCGAGGAATCTTCCATACTCAAAAGCCAGTTTATTTCGACTATTAGCCATGAATTGCGTACGCCTTTATATGGTGTTATTGGAATGACCAATATTATCCGGGAAGAGCATCCCGAATTGGAAGATAATCCCCATTTTAAATCCCTGCAGTTTTCTTCTACCCACTTGCTCAAACTGATCAATGAGATCCTGCTGATCAATAAAATAGAAGACAAAAAAGCTACCAGAAAATTTACTGCGTTTCAATTGTCCGATGAAATAAATACAATCAAAGACAGCCTGGATTATATTGCGCACCGCAATAAAAATGAAATCAGGATTGAAATCGATCCCGATATCCCGGAATCCCTTATAGGCGATAAAATTATGTTGTCACAGGTATTGGTCAACCTAACGAGTAACGCACTTAAATTTACTACAAATGGGCAGGTATGCCTAATCGTTGACCTGATTGGGATTGATAATGGATATTGTACGATGCGTTTCAAAGTAATGGACACGGGTTGTGGTATTGACATCCAGGATCAGAAAAAGATTTTTGATAAATTTGTACAGATTAACCGCAAAGAAGAGGATTATCAGGGCACAGGACTGGGATTATCCATTGTAAAAGCACTTTTAGACGCTCAGGGCAGTGAAATAATCCTGGAAAGTAACAAGAATGTAGGCTCAGTCTTTATCTTTACGCTTCGGTTCGAAATCGACAATGCGATAACCTATCCAACCGCCCATAAACAACTGAATATAAACGTGCTGTATCAATACAAAGTTTTAATAGTAGAAGACAATAAAATCAACCAAATGGTCACCCGTAAAATCCTCGAGAAAAAGCAGTGCGAATGCGTATTGGCTGAAAGCGGGGCAGAAGCGGTGGCACTTTTGGAAACGGAAACATTTGATGTAGTCCTGATGGATATTAATATGCCGGTGATGAATGGATTTGAAACGACACGCCTGATTCGCAGTAAGGGAATTACCACACCGGTAATTGCGCTTACAGCATTTGATAAAAACCAGATTGTAGAGGAAGTATATGCATCCGGTATGGATGGTATCATTATCAAGCCTTTTGAGCCGGAAAAATTGTTCAGTATGATTGAAGAGTTAACCCATAAAAAAAACGCTGATTAA
- a CDS encoding efflux RND transporter permease subunit: MQKLVQNIVAFSLKNSLIVFFATALLFAAGIYSYIHTPIEAFPDVTNTRARIITQWPGRSAEEVEKFITLPISKQMNTIPKKAEVRSISLFGLSVVTVLFEDDVEDFYAQQYASNRMAGIDLPEGSDVSIEPPYGATGEIFRYVVKGDLPIKELTAIQDWVIERELVSVPGVADVVSFGGEEKAYEIKINPTELVNYGLSPLDVYEAVSKSNINVGGDVIQKGDQAYVVRGVGLIDNVEDIGNILIKVKGSTPILVKHIAEVSISAKPRLGQVGLNDDKDLVEGIVVMLRGENPSEVITNLKARIEDLNNRVLPKGVTIVPFIDRTELVNTTVHTVTKNLTEGIILVSLIVFIFLYNWRTTVIVASVIPLSFLFAIIMLKIQGLPANLISMGALDFGLLLEGTLVIVEQVFVSLEKKAHRVGMEKFNKMSKMGLIKKSVGSVATYIFFALLILIVALMPIFSFQKVEGKMFSPLAFTLGYALVGSLILSLTYVPAMCKVLLTKNIQEKENIISRFFRENLYKLFKFSTRHKRSTIYIFLIILSICLGRFAFYGSEFIPKLNEGAVYIRATLPNSINLDESVRLTNEMKGKLQKFEEVKFILTQTGRPNDGTDPTGFFNIEFHMELKPEKEWKRKMTKEQLVGEIKKVLEEYPGINFGFSQPIQDNVEEYVAGVKSPLVIKIFGDDLYELEKYAAEVAKSIKTVRGIEDINVYKNIGLPELRIQLHDAQMAKYAVTTADAQAVIAMAIGGQAASTFYDNEKTFDIRLRFSKEYRDSKDKIETILIPTMDGKQVPLKEIATVSYKTGPTFIYREGNSRYIAVGFSIEGRDLGSTIAEAQKKVAREVKLPKQNTMKWAGEFESKERASKQLAMIVPVVLLFILFLLYFNFGNLKDTLIALSTMPYAFIGGFISLWATGTIFGISAGIGFIILFGVSAIDGIVLIGVMKENMKSKIPLRQAISDGVYSRIRPVVMIALMGSLGLLPAALSSGMGAEIQKPLAIMIVGGIIICMILSLTVLPQVFYYAYRKKENK; this comes from the coding sequence ATGCAAAAATTAGTTCAGAATATAGTGGCTTTTTCACTGAAAAATTCGCTCATCGTATTTTTCGCGACCGCTTTATTATTTGCCGCAGGAATTTACAGCTACATCCATACGCCTATTGAAGCTTTTCCGGATGTAACCAATACCCGTGCCCGTATTATTACGCAATGGCCTGGAAGAAGTGCTGAAGAAGTAGAAAAATTCATCACGCTTCCTATTTCCAAACAAATGAATACCATTCCAAAAAAAGCAGAGGTTCGTTCCATCTCTTTATTTGGTTTGTCTGTGGTTACTGTACTTTTTGAAGATGACGTTGAGGATTTTTATGCCCAGCAATATGCTTCAAACCGTATGGCAGGAATTGATCTGCCGGAAGGCAGTGATGTCTCTATAGAGCCACCGTATGGTGCTACCGGAGAGATTTTTCGATATGTTGTAAAGGGAGACCTCCCCATTAAGGAACTTACCGCCATCCAGGATTGGGTAATTGAACGCGAATTGGTATCGGTACCCGGTGTAGCAGACGTCGTAAGTTTTGGTGGTGAAGAAAAAGCATATGAAATTAAAATCAATCCTACAGAACTCGTTAACTATGGCCTCTCTCCTTTGGATGTATATGAGGCGGTATCCAAAAGTAATATTAATGTAGGTGGTGATGTGATCCAGAAAGGTGATCAGGCTTATGTCGTTCGTGGGGTCGGATTGATTGATAATGTAGAAGATATCGGAAACATCCTGATCAAAGTAAAAGGTTCCACACCGATTCTGGTGAAGCATATTGCTGAGGTCTCCATTTCTGCCAAACCCCGTCTGGGCCAGGTAGGGCTGAATGATGATAAAGACCTTGTAGAAGGGATTGTTGTCATGCTGAGAGGCGAAAACCCAAGTGAGGTAATTACAAACCTCAAAGCCAGGATCGAAGACCTGAATAACCGTGTATTACCCAAAGGAGTTACCATTGTTCCGTTCATCGACCGTACAGAACTTGTAAACACTACTGTGCATACCGTAACCAAGAATCTTACCGAAGGTATTATACTCGTTTCCCTGATTGTATTTATCTTCCTATACAACTGGAGAACTACTGTTATTGTAGCTTCCGTTATTCCCTTATCCTTCCTGTTTGCTATTATTATGCTGAAAATCCAGGGACTTCCTGCCAACCTGATCTCTATGGGAGCTTTGGACTTTGGATTGTTACTGGAGGGAACACTGGTCATCGTCGAACAGGTATTTGTCTCACTCGAAAAGAAAGCCCATCGGGTGGGGATGGAAAAATTCAATAAAATGTCAAAAATGGGACTCATCAAGAAGAGTGTCGGAAGTGTGGCTACCTACATTTTCTTCGCGTTGCTTATATTGATTGTAGCCCTGATGCCTATTTTCTCTTTCCAAAAAGTAGAAGGAAAAATGTTCTCGCCACTGGCTTTCACATTGGGCTACGCACTAGTTGGTTCCCTTATCCTGAGTCTTACTTACGTACCGGCTATGTGTAAAGTCCTATTGACTAAAAACATCCAGGAAAAGGAAAATATCATTTCCCGTTTTTTCAGGGAAAATCTATACAAGCTTTTCAAATTCAGCACCCGTCATAAACGAAGTACTATCTATATATTCCTGATCATCCTGTCCATATGCCTGGGCAGGTTCGCCTTCTACGGTTCCGAATTTATACCAAAACTGAACGAGGGTGCGGTATACATCCGAGCTACACTTCCGAACAGTATCAATCTTGATGAATCGGTACGGCTGACCAATGAAATGAAAGGCAAGCTTCAGAAATTTGAAGAGGTAAAATTCATACTGACCCAAACCGGAAGGCCTAATGACGGAACCGATCCAACCGGATTCTTCAATATCGAATTCCACATGGAGCTGAAACCTGAAAAGGAATGGAAACGAAAAATGACCAAGGAACAGTTAGTAGGTGAAATTAAAAAAGTATTAGAAGAATATCCTGGAATTAATTTCGGTTTTAGCCAGCCTATCCAGGATAATGTCGAAGAGTATGTGGCCGGCGTAAAAAGCCCACTGGTAATCAAGATTTTTGGTGATGACCTGTATGAACTTGAAAAATATGCTGCTGAGGTAGCCAAGTCGATTAAAACAGTACGCGGTATCGAAGATATCAATGTATACAAAAATATCGGTTTGCCGGAATTACGCATCCAGCTCCATGATGCACAAATGGCCAAGTATGCGGTTACTACTGCCGATGCTCAAGCGGTCATTGCAATGGCTATTGGTGGACAGGCAGCGTCGACTTTTTATGATAATGAAAAAACATTCGACATCAGGTTGCGATTTTCTAAAGAATACCGGGATTCCAAAGACAAAATAGAAACCATACTGATCCCGACAATGGACGGCAAACAGGTTCCGTTGAAAGAGATTGCTACGGTTAGCTATAAAACGGGCCCGACCTTTATCTACCGCGAGGGCAACAGCCGCTATATTGCTGTTGGTTTTAGTATCGAAGGCCGTGACCTGGGGAGTACCATTGCCGAAGCACAGAAAAAAGTAGCCCGTGAAGTAAAGCTTCCGAAACAGAATACCATGAAATGGGCCGGTGAATTTGAAAGTAAAGAAAGAGCTTCAAAACAATTGGCAATGATTGTACCTGTGGTACTCTTGTTTATACTGTTCTTACTGTACTTCAATTTTGGAAATCTTAAAGACACGCTGATTGCGCTTAGTACCATGCCCTATGCTTTTATTGGTGGATTTATCTCCCTTTGGGCAACAGGCACCATCTTCGGAATATCTGCAGGAATTGGTTTTATCATCCTCTTTGGGGTGAGTGCCATTGATGGGATTGTACTGATTGGTGTAATGAAAGAAAACATGAAAAGCAAGATTCCACTGCGACAGGCGATTTCAGACGGTGTTTATAGCCGAATCCGTCCTGTAGTAATGATCGCACTGATGGGATCCTTAGGATTACTGCCCGCAGCATTATCGAGCGGTATGGGAGCTGAAATCCAGAAACCACTGGCCATTATGATTGTGGGCGGAATTATAATCTGTATGATACTATCGCTTACCGTACTGCCTCAGGTATTCTATTATGCCTACCGTAAAAAAGAAAATAAATAG
- the ettA gene encoding energy-dependent translational throttle protein EttA, with protein MSDDKKVIFSMSKLSKTYSSSNKQVLKDIYLSFFYGAKIGILGLNGSGKSSLLKIIAGVDKNYQGDVVFAPGYTVGYLEQEPLLDDTKTVIEIVREGVAETMTVLDEFNKINDMFGLPEVYEDADKMQQLMDRQADLQDKIDALGAWEIDTKLEIAMDALRTPEGDTPIKNLSGGERRRVALCRLLLQQPDVLLLDEPTNHLDAESVLWLEQHLAQYAGTVIAVTHDRYFLDNVAGWILELDRGEGIPWKGNYTSWLDQKSKRMEQEEKTASKRRKTLERELDWVRQGAKGRQTKQKARLQNYDKLLNEDQKQLDENLEIYIPNGPRLGTNVIEAKGVAKAFGDKLLYENLNFTLPQAGIVGIIGPNGAGKTTIFKMIMGEETPDKGEFAVGDTVKIAYVDQTHSNIDANKSIWENFADGQELVMMGGKQVNSRAYLSRFNFAGSDQNKKVSMLSGGERNRLHLAMTLKEEGNVLLLDEPTNDLDINTLRALEEGLENFAGCAVVISHDRWFLDRICTHILAFEGDSEVYFFEGSFSEYEENKKKRLGGDLTPKRLKYKKLIRN; from the coding sequence ATGTCAGACGATAAGAAAGTCATTTTTTCGATGTCAAAATTGAGTAAGACTTACTCAAGCAGCAACAAACAGGTATTAAAGGATATTTACCTGAGTTTTTTCTACGGTGCTAAAATTGGTATTTTGGGTCTTAACGGATCTGGTAAATCATCATTATTAAAAATTATTGCCGGAGTAGATAAAAACTACCAGGGAGATGTTGTTTTTGCACCGGGTTATACTGTAGGGTACCTGGAACAGGAGCCCCTACTGGATGATACCAAAACAGTAATCGAAATTGTTCGTGAAGGTGTTGCAGAAACCATGACTGTTCTGGATGAGTTTAATAAAATTAACGATATGTTTGGCTTGCCGGAAGTATATGAAGATGCTGATAAAATGCAGCAACTAATGGACAGGCAGGCTGACTTACAGGATAAAATTGATGCTTTGGGTGCGTGGGAAATCGATACCAAACTGGAGATCGCAATGGATGCCTTGCGTACACCGGAAGGAGATACCCCGATTAAAAATTTATCCGGAGGAGAGCGAAGACGTGTAGCTTTATGCCGCCTGTTATTGCAACAACCTGATGTATTGCTTTTGGATGAGCCTACCAACCACCTTGATGCAGAATCGGTACTATGGCTCGAACAACACTTAGCACAATATGCAGGAACGGTAATTGCAGTGACGCACGACCGTTATTTCCTGGATAATGTAGCGGGATGGATTTTGGAATTGGACAGGGGAGAAGGTATTCCATGGAAAGGGAATTATACTTCGTGGCTGGATCAAAAATCAAAACGTATGGAGCAGGAAGAAAAAACAGCTTCAAAACGCAGAAAAACGCTGGAGCGCGAATTGGACTGGGTACGTCAGGGCGCCAAAGGACGCCAGACCAAACAAAAAGCACGACTTCAGAATTATGACAAATTGCTGAATGAAGATCAAAAACAACTGGATGAAAATCTGGAAATCTATATCCCGAACGGGCCACGTTTGGGAACTAATGTAATTGAAGCGAAAGGTGTTGCAAAAGCTTTTGGGGATAAATTACTGTACGAAAACCTGAATTTTACATTGCCACAGGCTGGAATTGTTGGAATTATCGGGCCTAATGGTGCGGGAAAAACAACTATTTTCAAAATGATCATGGGCGAAGAAACTCCAGACAAAGGAGAATTTGCTGTAGGTGATACTGTAAAAATAGCATACGTCGATCAGACCCACTCTAATATTGACGCTAATAAATCCATTTGGGAAAATTTTGCTGATGGGCAGGAATTAGTGATGATGGGTGGTAAACAGGTAAATTCAAGAGCCTATTTAAGTCGTTTCAATTTTGCTGGAAGCGATCAGAATAAAAAAGTCTCCATGCTTTCCGGTGGTGAGCGTAACCGTTTGCACTTAGCAATGACACTGAAAGAAGAAGGAAACGTCCTATTACTGGATGAGCCAACGAATGACCTGGATATTAATACGCTTCGTGCACTGGAAGAAGGGTTGGAAAATTTTGCAGGCTGTGCCGTAGTAATCTCTCACGACAGATGGTTCCTGGATCGAATTTGTACTCATATTTTAGCGTTTGAAGGCGATTCAGAAGTGTACTTTTTTGAAGGTAGTTTCTCCGAATATGAAGAGAATAAGAAAAAACGTCTTGGTGGTGATTTGACTCCGAAAAGACTGAAATATAAAAAACTGATCCGAAACTAA
- a CDS encoding TetR/AcrR family transcriptional regulator — protein sequence MMPEKIPVRDRIINTASHLFYTQGYTATGINQIVKEAAIAIGSLYNHFESKTALLLAYLEYENKIWLEKLAGYPINGKDPKKKILQLVDFRMELQESSEFGGCHFNKINAEINSGETEILNVIRLHKDLQRNYIMEIIAGIPDKSQTEKIALADMLFLLIEGAVTAASIYKSTWPFVQVKKTIQSLL from the coding sequence ATGATGCCCGAAAAAATACCTGTACGGGACCGTATTATAAATACAGCCTCCCATTTATTCTATACCCAGGGCTATACAGCCACTGGAATCAACCAGATTGTAAAAGAGGCAGCGATTGCTATTGGATCCTTATACAATCATTTCGAATCGAAAACGGCTTTACTGCTCGCCTATCTGGAGTATGAAAATAAAATTTGGCTTGAAAAACTAGCCGGTTATCCCATCAATGGGAAAGATCCAAAAAAGAAAATACTGCAATTGGTCGATTTCAGGATGGAACTTCAGGAAAGCTCGGAATTTGGAGGTTGTCATTTTAATAAAATCAATGCGGAAATCAATTCAGGTGAAACGGAAATCCTGAATGTAATACGCTTGCATAAAGACCTGCAACGCAACTACATCATGGAAATCATAGCAGGAATACCCGATAAGAGCCAAACAGAAAAAATAGCATTAGCCGATATGTTATTTTTACTTATTGAAGGGGCTGTTACAGCCGCCAGTATTTATAAAAGTACCTGGCCTTTCGTGCAGGTAAAAAAGACAATTCAATCCTTATTATGA
- a CDS encoding DUF2625 domain-containing protein codes for MKSINELINTTDPGWDLIQEWLKEATNHYEILPKEATRAERELVQAQVTTRSTMGAIIYETGGILIDHGWIRILGSGSPQLDRGIMEWNTGKTVTSVSEQPTHLLIADDTIGGYFALNAGGIGDEPGMVYYLPQDTLQWENLGCGYSDFIGWALNGDLQKFYQTFKWKGWQTDLENMNGNQTVAFYPFLWTKYTDFEELSRTIVPTTENYMLTLDMQKQLGGN; via the coding sequence ATGAAATCGATCAACGAACTCATTAATACAACAGATCCGGGATGGGATTTGATACAGGAATGGCTGAAAGAGGCTACCAATCATTATGAAATATTACCCAAGGAGGCAACACGGGCAGAACGGGAATTAGTGCAGGCGCAAGTCACTACACGTTCTACCATGGGTGCCATTATCTATGAAACGGGTGGCATCTTAATCGATCATGGCTGGATCAGGATTTTAGGATCCGGAAGCCCACAACTTGACCGGGGCATCATGGAATGGAATACGGGAAAAACAGTAACCTCCGTTAGCGAACAACCAACACATCTCCTCATTGCTGATGATACAATTGGTGGCTATTTTGCATTAAATGCGGGTGGGATTGGCGATGAGCCCGGTATGGTTTACTATTTACCACAAGATACATTACAATGGGAAAATTTGGGCTGTGGCTATTCTGACTTTATCGGATGGGCACTGAACGGAGATCTTCAAAAGTTTTATCAAACCTTTAAATGGAAAGGCTGGCAGACCGATTTGGAAAATATGAATGGTAATCAGACTGTTGCCTTTTATCCTTTTTTATGGACAAAATATACTGATTTTGAAGAGCTGAGCCGTACAATTGTCCCAACAACGGAGAATTATATGCTTACACTGGATATGCAAAAACAATTGGGGGGCAATTAA
- a CDS encoding efflux RND transporter periplasmic adaptor subunit, translated as MKNTIATLSLLALITLQSCTEKTAETTPVTEPKFCLDKELKSKITIDTLKKEPLTETITLTGNVSYNTDNVVQFTSLISGVVTKTYFSLGDYVKKGQVLAEIKSTELNGLQSENRSLQSQLAVAQRQLQSTKSMFQDGIASQKDLLSAENDVNVLKSSLENIRENLNLYSASSEKSVFQIKAPGNGYIVEKNMSTGMQISSESQSLFTISDLNEVWVMVNIYATNMQSIKENMNVKIKTLAYPDEIFNGKISSLSNVFDSEERVLKARIVMQNKDLKLKPGMSADIIINKEVSDKQAVAVPNKAMIFDNNRNFLLVYKDDCNLEVREVEPSAKNDQVLYFDKGIQENEKIITKNQLLIYERLKN; from the coding sequence ATGAAAAATACAATAGCCACACTTTCCCTTCTTGCGCTGATCACGTTACAAAGCTGTACCGAAAAAACAGCCGAGACTACTCCTGTAACGGAACCTAAATTCTGCCTGGATAAGGAACTGAAAAGCAAGATTACCATTGACACCCTTAAAAAAGAACCACTAACAGAAACCATCACGCTTACTGGAAACGTATCCTACAATACGGATAACGTCGTACAGTTTACCAGCCTTATTAGCGGTGTGGTGACTAAAACCTATTTCTCCCTTGGGGATTATGTCAAAAAAGGACAAGTCTTAGCTGAAATTAAAAGTACCGAACTCAACGGATTGCAATCGGAAAATCGTTCTTTGCAATCCCAGCTTGCGGTAGCACAACGACAGCTGCAATCTACGAAGTCGATGTTTCAGGACGGGATTGCTTCACAGAAAGATTTACTGTCAGCAGAGAATGATGTCAACGTTTTAAAATCTTCTTTAGAAAATATCCGGGAGAACCTGAATTTATACAGTGCCAGTTCTGAAAAATCAGTATTCCAGATCAAAGCTCCGGGGAATGGTTATATCGTAGAAAAAAACATGAGTACCGGAATGCAGATTTCTTCCGAAAGCCAATCGCTCTTTACCATTTCAGATTTGAATGAAGTATGGGTAATGGTGAATATCTACGCCACAAACATGCAAAGCATCAAAGAGAATATGAATGTAAAAATCAAAACACTGGCTTATCCGGATGAAATATTCAATGGCAAAATATCATCGCTGTCCAATGTGTTTGATTCAGAAGAAAGAGTGCTTAAAGCACGTATTGTGATGCAGAATAAAGACCTGAAACTCAAACCGGGAATGTCTGCCGATATCATCATCAATAAAGAGGTATCAGACAAGCAGGCGGTAGCCGTTCCAAATAAGGCAATGATTTTTGATAACAACCGTAATTTCCTGTTAGTGTATAAAGATGACTGTAACCTGGAAGTACGCGAAGTAGAGCCCAGTGCCAAAAATGACCAGGTTCTCTATTTTGACAAAGGAATTCAGGAAAATGAAAAAATCATTACTAAAAATCAATTACTGATTTACGAGCGCCTAAAAAATTAA